GCAAGCAATGCTGGACCTGCTGTTTAGCAACATCTCCTACGTCGGAATCATCGCGCTGTTGATTGCCGGCGTGGTGCTGCCGATTCCCGAAGAACTGGTCGTTATCGCGGCTGGGCTTGCCGCGTCGTACGACCAGCTCAACCCTTGGCTGGCGTTTGCGGCTTGCCTGTTCGGCGCGCTGACGGGCGATTGCCTGCTGTATCTGCTGGGCTACCACTTCGGCCACGGCATCTTGCGGGAAACGCGCTGGTTTGGGCGTTTTTTGCGACCCGAGCGAGAGTTGCGCGTCGAGCGGATGATTCGGCAGCATGGCGTGAAGGTGCTGTTTGGCGCGCGGTTTTTGGTCGGTTTGCGTTCGACGGCCTATCTGGCGGCCGGCATCTTGCGCATGCCGTTTCGGCGATTCCTGCTGGCCGATATTTTCACCGCCACCACGGTGATCGGCGTGGTGTTTGGGCTGAGCTACGCCTACGCCTGGCGGTTGG
The Pirellulales bacterium genome window above contains:
- a CDS encoding DedA family protein, whose amino-acid sequence is MLDLLFSNISYVGIIALLIAGVVLPIPEELVVIAAGLAASYDQLNPWLAFAACLFGALTGDCLLYLLGYHFGHGILRETRWFGRFLRPERELRVERMIRQHGVKVLFGARFLVGLRSTAYLAAGILRMPFRRFLLADIFTATTVIGVVFGLSYAYAWRLGELRLMDMVQDAEQAITAIVAVTVIGLVAYYWRRHKQRVARIKLKQERRANRRTEAFQPNDDLTNRESKTPV